Genomic window (Actinomycetota bacterium):
GGGCCGAGACCCGCGACCGCCCGCCGTCGCGGTACCTCATGCCGCTGTCGTTCGCCGCGATCCTCGGCGGGCTCATCACCACCATCGGCACGTCCACGACCCTGGTCGTCTCGGGTGTGATGCGCCAGTCAGGTCTGGACGGGCTGTCGCTGTTCGAGGTGACCCCGGTTGGTCTCCCCGTCGCCCTCCTGGGGGCGGTCGTGCTCGTGCTCACGGCGCGGTCGTTGCTGCCGGACCGGGAGTCACCCACGGAGCGGTTGGCGGCACGCGGGCGTGAGTACACCTTCCGCATGCGGGTCGAGCCGGACGGCCCGGTCGACGGACTCACCGTCGCCACAGCGGGGCTGCGCAACCTCGAGGGCGTGTTCCTGGCGAGCGTCGACCGCGACGAACTCGAGATCGCCCCGGTGGGGCCCGACGACGTCCTCGTCGGCGGCGACCTGCTCACGTTCGTCGGGCGCATCGACCACGTCCGCGACCTGCAGATGCACGGCGGACTCGCGTCGACCGAGGAGGAGCACGTCGACCTCGTCGGTGGCGGCGGGCACCGCTTCTACGAGGTCGTGATCGGCGCCACCTCGGGGCTCGTGGGACGGTCGCTGAAGGAGGTCGGCTTCCGCGAGCGCTACGACGGGGCGGTCATGGCCATCCACCGGGCGGGTGCGCGGGTCGAGGCCAAGCTGGGCCAGGTCCGCCTCCACGTCGGTGACGTGCTGCTGGTGCTGTCCGACCGAGGGTTCGCGGACCGGTGGCGTGACAAGAGCGACTTCCTGCTCGTCACCGCCCTGGACGATGCCCCGCAGTCGCGTCCCGCGCAGGCCCGTTACGTGACGGCGGTGGTGATCGCGATGGTGATCGTGGCGGGGACCGGGGTGGTCCCGATCCTCGAGGCGTCCCTCGGGGCGGTGCTCCTCCTCGTGCTGGGTCAGGTCCTCACCGTGGGAGAGGCCCGCGACGCCGTCGATCTCGACGTGCTGCTCATCGTCGCGGGATCGATCGGCCTGGGCGAGGCGGTCGCTGTCTCGGGACTGTCGGGAGCCGCCGCCGACATCGCTGCCGAGATCGGCG
Coding sequences:
- a CDS encoding SLC13 family permease encodes the protein MTADGWLTLVVIGVVLVLLVRDLVPPVAAIVGAVITLLLLGVVDARQAFAGFSNTATITIAALFVVARAVRATGGVHALVARVLGGGGSDRRVLGRLVAPVVGVSGFLNNTPIVATLAPLVRNWAETRDRPPSRYLMPLSFAAILGGLITTIGTSTTLVVSGVMRQSGLDGLSLFEVTPVGLPVALLGAVVLVLTARSLLPDRESPTERLAARGREYTFRMRVEPDGPVDGLTVATAGLRNLEGVFLASVDRDELEIAPVGPDDVLVGGDLLTFVGRIDHVRDLQMHGGLASTEEEHVDLVGGGGHRFYEVVIGATSGLVGRSLKEVGFRERYDGAVMAIHRAGARVEAKLGQVRLHVGDVLLVLSDRGFADRWRDKSDFLLVTALDDAPQSRPAQARYVTAVVIAMVIVAGTGVVPILEASLGAVLLLVLGQVLTVGEARDAVDLDVLLIVAGSIGLGEAVAVSGLSGAAADIAAEIGGAAGAVGALAVILLATLLLTEMISNTAAAALMVPIAIEVAVGVGAEPRGFAIGVAMIASASFLTPVGYQTNTMVYGMGGYRYTDYFRLGLPLTAVVYGLTLALVPVLWS